Proteins from a genomic interval of Verrucomicrobium sp.:
- a CDS encoding Maf family protein, with translation MEIPPLLLASGSPQRRKLLGLLGVPFQLAGSLPFEERTERDNRALSPHEFAWHNALGKARAAARLFPRRRILAADTTVSLGGRIFGKPRDRADAAATLRTLAGRRHTVQTAVVLVLPDGRERSAVTSSHVLFHPLSDARIARYLDAVDVMDKAGSYAVQEQGDSLIADVRGSLTNVIGLPLETVAAVLRAA, from the coding sequence ATGGAAATTCCGCCGCTCCTGCTAGCCTCCGGCTCGCCGCAGCGGCGGAAGCTCCTGGGCCTCCTGGGCGTCCCCTTTCAACTGGCCGGCTCGCTCCCGTTCGAGGAGCGGACAGAGCGGGACAACCGGGCCCTTTCCCCGCACGAATTCGCCTGGCACAACGCCCTGGGCAAGGCCCGCGCCGCCGCGCGCCTCTTCCCCCGCCGCCGCATCCTGGCCGCCGACACCACGGTGAGCCTGGGCGGACGCATTTTCGGCAAGCCGCGCGACCGGGCCGACGCCGCGGCCACCCTCCGCACCCTGGCCGGACGGCGGCATACCGTACAGACGGCCGTCGTTCTGGTGTTGCCGGACGGGCGGGAACGGAGCGCCGTCACCTCCAGCCACGTCCTCTTCCACCCCCTTTCGGACGCGCGGATCGCCCGCTACCTCGACGCCGTCGACGTGATGGACAAGGCGGGCAGCTACGCCGTCCAGGAACAGGGGGACTCCCTCATCGCCGATGTCCGGGGCTCCCTGACCAACGTCATCGGCCTGCCCCTGGAAACCGTCGCCGCCGTCCTCCGCGCTGCTTGA
- the raiA gene encoding ribosome-associated translation inhibitor RaiA has product MQIHISPRDIKLTAAIHGHIAEKLEHLEHFADGIIGAHVAIFHDTSRANKHAFVVKVHLAVPGPDLHAEDRGHELYQAVDLVAKRLEQQLRKKKGARADKRRVAGRVAKTKRVVARV; this is encoded by the coding sequence ATGCAAATCCACATCAGTCCGCGCGACATCAAGCTGACGGCGGCCATCCACGGCCACATCGCCGAGAAACTGGAGCATCTGGAGCACTTCGCCGACGGGATCATCGGCGCCCACGTCGCGATCTTTCACGACACCTCGCGGGCCAACAAGCACGCCTTCGTGGTGAAGGTCCACCTGGCCGTCCCCGGCCCCGACCTGCACGCGGAAGACCGCGGCCACGAGCTCTACCAGGCTGTCGACCTCGTCGCCAAGCGGCTGGAGCAGCAGCTCCGCAAGAAGAAGGGCGCGCGCGCCGACAAGCGCCGCGTGGCGGGCCGCGTGGCCAAGACCAAGCGCGTCGTCGCCCGCGTCTAG
- the cimA gene encoding citramalate synthase: MNAAVQLYDTTLRDGSQAEGIHFSTADKLHLAARLDAFGVHYIEGGWPGSNPKDIEFFERAKGHHFQNARLAAFGSTRRAGVAVEEDPQVRLLLEAQTPVVTIYGKTSLLHVREVLRTTPEENLAMIADTVSYLKSQGREVIYDAEHAFDGYKEDPAYAMACLQAARRAGADVVVLCDTNGGSLPGFVAEVTRAAVAQVGGAVGIHTHDDAGLGVANALAAVEAGAVHVQGTANGYGERTGNCNLTTVIPNLQLKMGRPVLPPEKLAQLRDLSLYIDETANQRPNPRAPFVGQASFAHKGGTHVNAVNKLISSYEHIAPETVGNVRRILVGELSGRTNVMMKARELNLSLDEKAPETREILETIKRLENEGYEFEGADASFELLARKALQHHPAFFSLIEYHVSFRRRPDGPEDCEATVKLSVGEEKTYTVAEGDGPVNALDAALREALRKFYPQIAPVRLTDYKVRIVDSSSGTGAKVRVLIESTDGETAWTTVGVSANIIEASWIALRDALEYFLLRGEAV; this comes from the coding sequence ATGAACGCCGCCGTCCAGCTCTATGACACGACCCTGCGGGACGGCTCCCAGGCGGAGGGAATCCACTTTTCCACCGCCGACAAGCTTCACCTGGCCGCCCGGCTCGACGCCTTCGGCGTCCACTATATCGAGGGGGGATGGCCCGGCTCCAACCCCAAGGACATCGAGTTCTTCGAGCGGGCCAAAGGGCACCATTTTCAGAACGCCCGGCTGGCCGCCTTCGGCAGCACGCGCCGGGCCGGGGTCGCCGTGGAGGAGGACCCCCAGGTCCGCCTCCTCCTGGAGGCGCAAACCCCCGTCGTCACCATCTACGGGAAAACCTCCCTCCTCCACGTCCGGGAAGTCCTCCGCACCACGCCGGAGGAAAACCTGGCCATGATCGCCGACACCGTCTCCTACCTGAAATCCCAGGGCCGGGAGGTCATCTACGACGCCGAGCACGCCTTCGACGGCTACAAGGAAGACCCCGCCTACGCCATGGCCTGCCTGCAGGCGGCCCGCCGGGCGGGGGCCGACGTCGTCGTCCTTTGCGACACCAACGGCGGCTCCCTCCCCGGCTTCGTCGCCGAGGTGACCCGGGCGGCGGTGGCGCAGGTCGGCGGGGCCGTCGGCATCCACACCCACGACGACGCCGGGCTGGGCGTCGCCAACGCGCTGGCCGCCGTGGAGGCCGGGGCCGTCCACGTCCAGGGCACCGCCAACGGCTACGGGGAGCGGACCGGCAACTGCAACCTGACCACCGTCATCCCCAACCTTCAGCTGAAGATGGGACGCCCCGTCCTCCCCCCGGAAAAGCTTGCGCAGCTCCGCGACCTCTCCCTCTACATCGACGAGACGGCCAACCAGCGCCCGAACCCGCGCGCCCCCTTCGTCGGCCAGGCCTCCTTCGCCCACAAAGGGGGGACCCACGTCAACGCGGTCAACAAGCTCATCTCCAGCTACGAGCACATCGCGCCGGAGACGGTCGGCAATGTCCGCCGCATCCTGGTGGGCGAGCTTTCCGGCCGCACCAACGTCATGATGAAGGCGCGGGAGCTGAACCTCTCCCTGGACGAGAAGGCGCCGGAGACCCGCGAGATCCTGGAGACGATCAAGCGGCTGGAAAACGAGGGGTACGAATTCGAGGGGGCCGACGCCTCCTTCGAGCTCTTGGCGCGCAAGGCCCTCCAGCACCACCCGGCCTTCTTCTCCCTCATCGAATACCACGTCTCCTTCCGCCGCCGCCCGGACGGGCCGGAGGATTGCGAGGCGACGGTGAAGCTCTCCGTCGGCGAGGAAAAGACCTACACCGTCGCCGAGGGGGACGGCCCGGTCAACGCGCTCGACGCCGCGCTGCGCGAGGCCTTGCGGAAGTTCTACCCGCAGATCGCCCCCGTGCGGCTGACCGATTACAAGGTCCGCATCGTCGATTCCTCCTCCGGCACCGGCGCGAAGGTCCGCGTCCTCATCGAGTCGACCGACGGCGAGACGGCGTGGACGACCGTCGGCGTCTCGGCGAACATCATCGAGGCGTCCTGGATCGCCCTGCGCGACGCGCTGGAATACTTCCTCCTGCGCGGGGAAGCGGTCTAA
- a CDS encoding valine--tRNA ligase: MPELAKAYEPAAIQDRLYAGWLEKGLYHADPARVSPERPGYAIVIPPPNITGVLTMGHVLNNTLQDILCRKARLEGKEVLWLPGTDHAGLATQTAVEKALRKEEKKTRHDLGREEFLARVWAWKEKHGGIITGQLKKLGCSCDWERERFTLDAGYSRAVQDVFVALYKKGLIRRGKRMVNWCPGSLTAISDEEVIPKPQQGKLYHIRYELAGKPGTFLVVATTRPETIPGDVALAVHPDDPRYKDLVGQTAFRPFPRAEIPIVADDALDPKFGTGVLKVTPAHDKVDFEIGRRHNLPAVEILTPEARIDCPAVPELHGLDRFEAREKAALLLAERGLLEKEEPYSNTVGYSERADVPIEPRLSEQWFLDYPRTEEALRVVREKLVRFFPEHWEKVYAHWLENIEPWCISRQVWWGHRIPVWYKDGEERCQAESPGAGWEQDPDTLDTWFSSWLWAYETMDAAERRAFYPTDVLVTGPDIIFLWVARMIIAGLEFQPGGALPQENIPFRDVCFTGLIRDQKGRKMSKSLGNSPDPLDLIAKYGADGVRFGLMRIAPQGQDIRFDEKQIEEGRNFGNKLWNACRFRAMQGPIDPQADPYALALSPFARLLLQRLEAATAVVRRALEEYQFSVAANALYDFVWNEFCARLIEAAKVDFADPASPTRAGTLAAIDYTLARVLRLLHPFMPFLTEELWLGLGFGTETIQFAGWPESHAPAAGEEEAALAEKVYQTAEKGRALRSQYGLPPGQKLRFLLSSPAPAAAQKVLETLLGASEIGHAAASEKAPFVPTPLGDLYLPLEGLIDPEAEKKRLAKELEKAEADIAQTEKKLSNPDVVAKAPAERVQEWRDRLETLQRNRAQFAAQLAALG, from the coding sequence ATGCCCGAACTCGCCAAAGCCTACGAGCCCGCCGCCATCCAGGACCGCCTCTACGCCGGATGGCTGGAAAAAGGCCTCTACCACGCCGATCCCGCCCGCGTCTCCCCGGAGCGCCCCGGCTACGCCATCGTCATCCCGCCGCCGAACATCACCGGCGTCCTCACCATGGGCCACGTCCTCAACAACACGCTGCAGGACATCCTCTGCCGCAAGGCCCGCCTGGAGGGGAAGGAAGTTCTCTGGCTCCCCGGCACCGACCACGCCGGCCTGGCCACCCAGACCGCCGTGGAAAAGGCCCTGCGCAAGGAGGAGAAGAAGACCCGGCACGACCTGGGGCGCGAGGAGTTCCTGGCCCGCGTCTGGGCCTGGAAGGAAAAGCACGGCGGCATCATCACCGGCCAGCTCAAGAAGCTCGGCTGCTCCTGCGACTGGGAGCGGGAGCGCTTCACCCTGGACGCCGGTTACAGCCGGGCGGTGCAGGACGTCTTCGTCGCCCTCTACAAGAAGGGCCTCATCCGGCGCGGCAAGCGGATGGTCAACTGGTGCCCCGGCTCGCTCACCGCCATTTCCGACGAGGAGGTCATCCCCAAGCCCCAGCAGGGCAAGCTCTACCACATCCGCTACGAGCTGGCCGGAAAGCCCGGCACGTTCCTGGTCGTCGCCACCACGCGGCCGGAGACGATCCCGGGCGACGTGGCCCTGGCCGTCCACCCGGACGACCCGCGCTATAAGGACCTGGTGGGCCAGACCGCCTTCCGCCCCTTCCCGCGCGCGGAGATCCCCATCGTCGCCGACGACGCCCTCGACCCCAAGTTCGGCACCGGCGTGCTGAAAGTCACCCCGGCGCACGACAAGGTCGACTTCGAGATCGGCCGCCGCCACAATCTGCCCGCCGTCGAAATCCTCACGCCCGAGGCGCGGATCGACTGCCCCGCCGTGCCGGAACTGCACGGCCTGGACCGCTTCGAAGCCCGGGAAAAGGCCGCCCTCCTCCTGGCCGAGCGCGGCCTCCTGGAAAAGGAAGAGCCCTACAGCAACACCGTCGGCTACAGCGAGCGGGCCGACGTGCCCATCGAGCCCCGCCTCTCCGAGCAGTGGTTCCTCGACTATCCCCGGACGGAGGAAGCCCTCCGCGTCGTGCGGGAAAAGCTCGTCCGCTTCTTCCCGGAGCACTGGGAAAAGGTCTACGCGCACTGGCTGGAAAACATCGAGCCGTGGTGCATCTCCCGCCAGGTCTGGTGGGGCCACCGCATCCCCGTTTGGTACAAGGACGGCGAGGAACGCTGTCAGGCGGAGTCCCCCGGCGCGGGCTGGGAGCAGGACCCCGACACCCTCGACACCTGGTTCTCCTCCTGGCTCTGGGCCTACGAGACGATGGACGCCGCCGAGCGGCGGGCCTTCTACCCGACCGACGTCCTCGTCACCGGGCCGGACATCATCTTCCTCTGGGTCGCGCGCATGATCATCGCCGGGCTCGAGTTCCAGCCCGGCGGCGCGCTGCCGCAGGAGAACATCCCCTTCCGCGACGTCTGCTTCACCGGCCTCATCCGCGACCAGAAGGGGCGGAAGATGTCGAAGTCGCTCGGCAACTCCCCCGACCCGCTCGACCTCATCGCCAAGTACGGCGCCGACGGCGTCCGCTTCGGCCTCATGCGCATCGCGCCGCAGGGGCAGGACATCCGCTTCGACGAGAAGCAGATCGAGGAGGGGCGCAACTTCGGCAACAAGCTCTGGAACGCCTGCCGCTTCCGCGCCATGCAGGGCCCCATCGACCCGCAGGCCGATCCGTACGCGCTGGCGCTCTCCCCCTTCGCCCGGCTCCTGCTTCAGCGGCTGGAGGCCGCCACCGCCGTCGTCCGCCGCGCGCTGGAGGAATACCAATTCAGCGTCGCCGCCAACGCGCTCTACGACTTCGTCTGGAACGAGTTCTGCGCCCGCCTGATCGAGGCGGCCAAGGTCGACTTCGCCGACCCCGCCTCCCCCACCCGCGCGGGGACCCTGGCGGCGATCGACTACACCCTGGCCCGCGTCTTAAGACTCCTCCACCCGTTCATGCCCTTCCTCACGGAGGAGCTGTGGCTCGGCCTCGGCTTTGGCACGGAGACGATCCAGTTCGCCGGCTGGCCGGAGTCGCACGCCCCGGCCGCCGGGGAAGAGGAAGCCGCGCTGGCGGAGAAGGTCTACCAGACCGCCGAGAAAGGCCGCGCCCTCCGCAGCCAATACGGGCTGCCCCCCGGCCAGAAGCTCCGCTTCCTATTGTCCTCTCCGGCGCCCGCCGCCGCGCAGAAGGTGCTGGAGACGCTCCTGGGCGCGTCCGAAATCGGCCACGCCGCCGCGTCGGAAAAGGCCCCCTTCGTTCCCACCCCGCTGGGCGACCTCTACCTCCCCCTGGAAGGCCTCATCGACCCCGAGGCGGAGAAGAAGCGCCTGGCGAAGGAGCTGGAAAAGGCCGAAGCCGACATCGCGCAGACGGAGAAGAAACTTTCCAATCCCGACGTGGTGGCGAAGGCCCCCGCGGAGCGGGTGCAGGAGTGGCGCGACCGGCTGGAAACCCTCCAGCGGAACCGCGCCCAGTTCGCCGCGCAGCTGGCGGCGCTAGGTTAG
- a CDS encoding OmpA family protein, producing MTDAAPKRPPAPPIWMPTGGRGALLFWGGLCAVLAALLVWSYGGWVSQEKAARLLRDQEQILGAENQQLRAQIDKLQGQLAQEGNLLKSREQVLQAATQTLQAVQAQTEQQGQQSAAARQAQNDLHVALTKAFVSQDGVTVWTEGDAVRVRILDGALFDSTDPGPNKQGAAFLHKLAEVAKEAPAAEILVESYMDTPPAKGKPAAMFNPWDLSLRRGNAVARALAEATDPVRVSLRPYGAAKPLSAADHGKNRRIELTLHPLAK from the coding sequence ATGACCGACGCCGCGCCGAAGCGCCCGCCCGCGCCCCCCATCTGGATGCCCACCGGAGGCCGCGGCGCGCTCCTCTTCTGGGGCGGGCTCTGCGCCGTCCTGGCCGCGCTCCTGGTCTGGAGCTACGGCGGCTGGGTTTCCCAGGAAAAGGCGGCCCGCCTCCTGCGGGACCAGGAGCAGATCCTCGGCGCGGAGAACCAGCAGCTGCGCGCGCAGATCGACAAGCTTCAGGGCCAGCTGGCCCAGGAAGGCAACCTCCTCAAGAGCCGGGAGCAGGTCCTCCAGGCGGCCACGCAGACGCTCCAGGCCGTCCAGGCGCAGACCGAGCAGCAGGGCCAGCAGAGCGCGGCGGCCAGGCAGGCGCAGAACGATCTTCACGTGGCGCTGACCAAGGCCTTCGTCTCTCAGGACGGCGTGACGGTCTGGACGGAAGGGGACGCGGTCCGCGTCCGCATCCTGGACGGAGCCCTCTTCGACTCGACCGACCCGGGCCCGAACAAGCAGGGCGCGGCCTTCCTGCACAAATTGGCCGAGGTGGCGAAGGAAGCCCCCGCCGCCGAGATCCTGGTGGAGAGCTACATGGACACCCCGCCCGCCAAGGGGAAGCCCGCCGCGATGTTCAACCCCTGGGACCTTTCCCTGCGCCGGGGCAACGCGGTGGCCCGCGCCCTGGCGGAGGCGACCGATCCCGTCCGCGTCAGCCTGCGCCCCTACGGCGCGGCCAAGCCCCTTTCCGCCGCCGACCACGGAAAAAACCGCCGCATCGAGCTGACGCTGCACCCGCTGGCCAAGTAG
- a CDS encoding biotin/lipoate A/B protein ligase family protein, producing MSPWRLLRDGPGEAAWNMALDEALLRHAASGVLRIYQWRDPAVSLGYFQEAAVAPAGRPFVRRYTGGGLVDHARDVTYTVVVPRHDALGGLSTAESYSRIHEAVAAALRRIGVEAELAASCDPEEADACFNRAVRFDVVHAGRKVAGAAQRRTRAGMLQQGSVLLPDPARNEALRAALPEAFAAALGVALEPGAPTEAERAEAETLVRERYGTEAWNRQR from the coding sequence ATGAGCCCCTGGCGGCTCCTGCGCGACGGGCCCGGGGAGGCGGCCTGGAACATGGCCCTGGACGAGGCGCTCCTGCGCCACGCCGCGTCCGGCGTCCTGCGGATCTACCAGTGGCGGGACCCGGCGGTCAGCCTCGGCTATTTCCAGGAGGCGGCCGTCGCCCCCGCGGGGCGGCCCTTCGTCCGGCGCTACACGGGCGGCGGCCTCGTCGACCACGCGCGGGACGTCACTTACACCGTCGTCGTTCCCCGGCACGACGCCCTCGGCGGCCTTTCCACCGCGGAGAGCTATTCCCGCATCCATGAGGCGGTCGCCGCCGCGCTCCGCCGCATCGGCGTGGAGGCGGAGCTGGCCGCCTCCTGCGACCCGGAAGAGGCCGACGCCTGCTTCAACCGCGCCGTCCGTTTCGACGTCGTCCACGCGGGCCGGAAAGTCGCCGGGGCGGCCCAGCGCCGCACGCGCGCGGGCATGCTCCAACAGGGCAGCGTCCTGTTGCCGGACCCCGCCCGTAACGAGGCCCTGCGCGCCGCGCTGCCGGAGGCCTTCGCCGCCGCGCTCGGCGTCGCGCTGGAGCCCGGCGCGCCGACGGAGGCGGAGCGGGCGGAGGCCGAAACCCTGGTCCGCGAACGCTACGGGACCGAGGCCTGGAACCGGCAGCGGTAG
- a CDS encoding dienelactone hydrolase family protein: MRRILFLLLLTACAARAEDGRPGTLLKLNDFGSDDVAYFAIPAQAPRGGVVVIHDSRGLVDADKDRVDRLAKEGYIAVAPDLFNGQTAPDTVRAEDLRRQLDPESAQRTIAAAVNFLRQSPRFRAARVGVAGWGMGAPLAVEAALRAEAEREPLDAVACLGGPLPEGAQDLSRLGAPVLFVTSDAASTPEARERFGKSLETLHKEAELYLLPGGSAEEEEALSWQKVLGFLTHSFSEKPKKTGLIKSTWQKLFPSKASAPQAAKAAPANG, encoded by the coding sequence ATGCGCCGCATTCTCTTCCTGCTGCTCCTTACCGCCTGCGCCGCCCGCGCGGAAGACGGCCGCCCCGGCACCCTGCTTAAGCTGAACGACTTCGGCAGCGACGACGTCGCCTACTTCGCCATCCCCGCCCAGGCGCCGCGCGGCGGCGTGGTGGTGATCCACGACAGCCGCGGCCTGGTCGACGCCGACAAGGACCGCGTCGACCGGCTGGCGAAGGAGGGCTACATCGCCGTCGCCCCGGACCTCTTCAACGGCCAGACCGCGCCCGACACCGTCCGCGCGGAGGACCTCCGCCGCCAGCTCGACCCGGAGTCGGCCCAGCGGACCATCGCCGCCGCCGTCAACTTCCTGCGGCAGAGCCCGCGCTTCCGCGCCGCGCGCGTCGGCGTCGCCGGATGGGGCATGGGCGCGCCTTTGGCCGTGGAGGCCGCCCTCCGCGCGGAGGCGGAGAGAGAGCCCCTGGACGCCGTCGCCTGCCTGGGCGGGCCGCTCCCGGAAGGCGCCCAGGACCTCTCCCGCCTCGGCGCGCCGGTCCTCTTCGTCACCTCGGACGCCGCCTCCACCCCGGAGGCGCGGGAGCGCTTCGGCAAATCGCTGGAAACCCTCCACAAGGAAGCGGAGCTCTACCTCCTGCCCGGCGGCTCCGCGGAGGAGGAGGAGGCCCTCTCCTGGCAGAAAGTCCTCGGCTTCCTCACCCACTCCTTCTCCGAAAAGCCGAAGAAAACCGGCCTCATCAAATCGACCTGGCAGAAGCTCTTCCCGTCCAAGGCCTCCGCGCCGCAGGCGGCCAAGGCCGCGCCCGCCAACGGATGA
- a CDS encoding Glu/Leu/Phe/Val dehydrogenase: protein MDYLLHNPVFQMACQQFDRAADFLDLPQVTRERAKWPKRVISVSVPVRMDSGEVRLFSGHRVQHHLTLGPTKGGIRFSPSVDVGEVAALAMWMSWKCALVDLPYGGAKGGVTCDPRTLSLRELEAVTRRYTQELIPFIGPHIDVPAPDMGTNEQVMAWLLDTYSAHVGHAVPSVVTGKPIGLGGSAGRKEATGRGIAFLANQAANLLKLPTDSRVIIQGFGNVGTYAALALAKYGSRIIGISDISGGLYNEKGIDPHDLRRFLDAGGTLAEYKEADQISNAEMLIQPCDILIPAAMEQVITAENAGKLKCRVLAGANGPTTPEADAILEQRPEILLIPDILCNAGGVVVSYFEWVQGLQSFFWTEAEVMDKLYRLLGHTFTTVLKLAQERKVSTRTAALSIGIKKVSDAKAARGLFP, encoded by the coding sequence ATGGACTACCTCCTCCACAATCCGGTGTTCCAGATGGCCTGCCAGCAGTTCGACCGCGCGGCCGATTTCCTCGACCTCCCCCAGGTCACCCGTGAGCGGGCGAAGTGGCCGAAGCGGGTCATCTCCGTCTCCGTCCCCGTCCGCATGGATTCCGGGGAGGTCCGCCTTTTCTCCGGCCACCGCGTCCAGCACCACCTGACCCTGGGGCCGACGAAGGGCGGCATCCGTTTCTCCCCCTCCGTCGACGTCGGCGAGGTGGCCGCGCTGGCCATGTGGATGAGCTGGAAGTGCGCCCTGGTCGACCTCCCCTACGGCGGCGCCAAGGGCGGCGTCACCTGCGATCCGCGCACCCTCTCCCTGCGGGAATTGGAGGCGGTCACCCGCCGCTACACCCAGGAGCTGATCCCCTTCATCGGCCCCCACATCGACGTGCCCGCGCCCGACATGGGCACCAACGAGCAGGTCATGGCCTGGCTCCTGGACACCTACTCCGCCCACGTCGGCCACGCGGTGCCCAGCGTCGTCACCGGCAAGCCGATCGGCCTGGGCGGCTCCGCCGGGCGGAAGGAAGCCACCGGCCGCGGCATCGCCTTTTTGGCCAACCAGGCGGCCAACCTCCTCAAGCTCCCCACCGATTCCCGCGTCATCATCCAGGGCTTCGGCAACGTCGGCACCTACGCCGCGCTGGCCCTGGCCAAGTACGGCTCCCGCATCATCGGCATCAGCGACATCTCCGGCGGCCTCTATAACGAAAAGGGGATCGATCCCCACGACCTCCGCCGCTTCCTGGACGCCGGCGGCACCCTGGCCGAATACAAGGAGGCCGACCAGATCTCCAACGCGGAGATGCTCATCCAGCCGTGCGACATCCTGATCCCCGCCGCCATGGAGCAGGTCATCACCGCGGAAAACGCGGGCAAGCTGAAGTGCCGCGTCCTGGCGGGCGCCAACGGCCCCACCACCCCGGAGGCCGACGCCATCCTGGAGCAGCGCCCGGAGATCCTCCTCATCCCCGACATCCTCTGCAACGCGGGCGGCGTCGTCGTCAGCTACTTTGAGTGGGTGCAGGGCCTGCAGAGCTTCTTTTGGACGGAGGCGGAGGTCATGGACAAGCTCTACCGCCTCCTGGGCCACACCTTCACCACCGTGCTGAAGCTGGCGCAGGAACGGAAGGTTTCCACCCGCACCGCCGCCCTCTCCATCGGCATCAAGAAAGTCTCCGACGCCAAGGCCGCGCGCGGCCTCTTCCCGTAG
- a CDS encoding aminodeoxychorismate/anthranilate synthase component II: MILLIDNYDSFTYNLVQYFGEMGEEVVVKRHDEVTLDEIAALKPGRIVISPGPKAPRDAGVSCGVIERFGPAIPVLGVCLGHQCIGEVYGGVVMRAPRLMHGKTSPIRHNGQGLFKGLPNPFEATRYHSLIVERATLPACLEITADTAEEEIMGLKHKDHPVYGVQFHPESILTQSGKDLLRNFLTL, translated from the coding sequence ATGATCCTCCTCATCGATAACTACGACTCCTTCACCTACAACCTCGTCCAATACTTCGGGGAGATGGGGGAGGAAGTCGTCGTGAAACGGCACGACGAGGTGACCCTGGACGAGATCGCCGCCCTCAAGCCCGGCCGCATCGTCATCTCCCCCGGCCCGAAGGCCCCGCGCGACGCGGGCGTCTCCTGCGGCGTCATCGAGCGCTTCGGACCCGCCATTCCCGTCCTGGGCGTCTGTCTGGGCCACCAGTGCATCGGGGAAGTCTACGGCGGCGTGGTGATGCGCGCCCCGCGCCTCATGCACGGGAAGACCTCCCCCATCCGCCACAACGGCCAGGGCCTCTTCAAAGGCCTGCCCAACCCCTTCGAGGCGACGCGCTACCACTCCCTCATCGTCGAGCGGGCCACCTTGCCCGCCTGCCTGGAGATCACCGCCGACACCGCCGAGGAGGAGATCATGGGCCTCAAGCACAAGGACCACCCCGTCTACGGCGTCCAATTCCACCCGGAGTCGATCCTCACCCAATCCGGCAAGGACCTCCTGCGCAATTTTCTCACCCTCTAA
- the trpE gene encoding anthranilate synthase component I, which produces MLTPSRETFRALARQGNLIPVYREIVADLDTPVSAYLKLDGAVGAPSFLLESAEHNGRFSRYSFLGASPRLVFTMRGEEVTLEERGEVRRYKTQADPLAELQRLMAPYRPVPVEGLPLFSGGAVGYLAYEAATHFEKTVPRAKKDDLQVPDACFLVADTLVIFDHLERRMKLLAHAYVEGDPDRAYDEAAARIEALSRHLERPIHQQLLQPGAPLPENAPAINMTRDEYLSMTARMQEFIRSGDIFQIVPSQRFEIPFPGDPADLYRALRLINPSPYMFCLKLGGFSLVGCSPEVHVRAEEGQITIRPIAGTRPRREDPAEDEAMAQELLADPKERAEHVMLVDLARNDVGRVCDFSSVKVTDFMTIERYSHVMHIVSNVTGELKPGHSAYDVMRATFPAGTLTGAPKIRAMQIIAEEEPTCRGSYGGAVGYFGFSGNLDSCIAIRTALLKDGKAYLQAGGGLVADSTPEGEYQESLNKAKAVLKALALAQHVARP; this is translated from the coding sequence ATGCTTACCCCCTCCCGCGAGACCTTCCGCGCGCTGGCGCGCCAGGGCAACCTAATCCCCGTCTACCGGGAAATCGTCGCCGACCTCGACACCCCCGTCTCCGCCTACCTCAAGCTGGACGGGGCGGTCGGCGCCCCCTCCTTCCTCCTGGAATCGGCGGAGCACAACGGCCGCTTCAGCCGCTACTCCTTCCTGGGCGCCTCCCCGCGCCTCGTCTTCACCATGCGGGGGGAGGAGGTCACCCTGGAGGAGCGCGGCGAGGTCCGCCGCTACAAGACCCAGGCCGATCCCCTGGCGGAGCTCCAGCGCCTCATGGCCCCCTACCGGCCCGTCCCCGTGGAGGGGCTGCCCCTCTTCTCCGGCGGCGCCGTCGGCTACCTGGCCTACGAGGCCGCCACCCATTTCGAGAAGACCGTCCCCCGCGCCAAGAAGGACGACCTCCAAGTGCCCGACGCCTGCTTCCTGGTCGCCGACACGCTGGTCATCTTCGACCACCTGGAACGGCGGATGAAGCTGCTGGCCCACGCCTACGTGGAGGGCGATCCCGACCGCGCCTACGACGAGGCCGCCGCCCGCATCGAGGCCCTGTCCCGCCACCTGGAACGGCCGATCCACCAACAGCTCCTCCAGCCCGGCGCGCCGCTGCCGGAGAATGCCCCCGCGATCAACATGACGCGGGACGAATACCTTTCCATGACCGCGCGGATGCAGGAATTCATCCGCTCCGGGGACATCTTCCAGATTGTCCCCTCCCAGCGGTTCGAGATCCCCTTCCCCGGCGATCCCGCCGACCTCTACCGCGCCCTGCGCCTCATCAACCCCTCCCCCTACATGTTCTGCCTCAAGCTGGGGGGCTTTTCCCTGGTCGGCTGCTCGCCGGAGGTCCACGTCCGCGCGGAGGAGGGGCAGATCACCATCCGCCCCATCGCCGGGACGCGCCCCCGCCGGGAGGACCCCGCCGAGGACGAGGCGATGGCCCAGGAACTCCTGGCCGATCCCAAGGAGCGGGCGGAGCACGTCATGCTCGTCGACCTGGCGCGCAACGACGTGGGCCGCGTCTGCGACTTTTCCTCCGTCAAGGTGACCGACTTCATGACCATCGAGCGCTACTCGCACGTCATGCACATCGTCTCCAACGTGACGGGGGAGCTGAAGCCCGGCCACAGCGCCTACGACGTGATGCGCGCCACCTTCCCCGCCGGCACCCTGACCGGCGCGCCGAAGATCCGCGCCATGCAGATCATCGCGGAGGAGGAGCCCACCTGCCGCGGCAGCTACGGCGGGGCGGTCGGCTACTTCGGCTTCTCCGGCAACCTCGACTCCTGCATCGCCATCCGCACCGCGCTGCTCAAGGACGGCAAGGCCTATCTGCAGGCCGGCGGCGGCCTGGTGGCCGACTCGACGCCGGAAGGCGAATACCAGGAGAGCCTCAACAAGGCCAAGGCCGTCCTCAAGGCGCTGGCCCTGGCCCAGCACGTCGCCCGCCCATGA